TATCTTTCAGCGCCTTAAAAAGACACATTTCCCATATATGATCGATAAAATTTTCGCTTAATTGTTTATCAAAATTCTGATCTGCAAATAGTTCGTAATCTTTCCAAATATCTTCAATATATTTCCTTATATTCCCATTTTGGTCTCTGATTTGACTATAAAGTTCATCATGCGATTTTTCTTGGGAAAATAGCTTTATTTGCTTCATATGCAATTAATTAAATATTTCGTAAATTTCATAGACCGTCTTTGTTATTTGCTTGAGCTTCCTGCATTTTCTTGATGATATCATATTGAGTTGGGGAAATATATGCCAAGATTAAATTCCATTTTTGATTGAAACTCAGTACTAAGTATATTGCACCTCCCTCTTTGAATTCCCATACGCTTTTAAGTGGTGCAGAATTTTGTAAGTTTTGTATGGATAACATTGAAGGGCGTTCATTTAATTTATCGATAGAATTTGATTCAATAGGAGTGCCATAGAGAGAAGTTAATTTCTGGATAAGATCAACGTAAGCATTTACATGTTCCTGTGGATTTAGTAATCCAAAAGTAAACTCTTCTTGATTTAATGAGAAGGAGTAAGTACCTGCGATTATCCCAGCTTTACCTATTTCAATTTCCATAATTGCGTCATATCCTGCAACGTTTATTGATTCATATGAAAGTGTAACCTCTCCAAACATTTGTTTTTGGTCTGAAGTAGTTCTTTTAGAGGGGGAACCTTCTTTCTCAATTATTTGACTCTCTGAAGAATTCCAAAGTAATCCACGAAAGGTAAAATCTTGAGCAATAGCGGAATCTATTACAATTAAGTTGAGAAAAATTATTATAATATTTCTTAACATATTTATTTCCTCCAATGCTGATTCAGAACAACAATAGTTTTTTAAATATATCAAATTTGCAAATCACCTTGCTGGATATGCATAACGACCATTTGAGCTGTGAGCCGTAATTGGCGCACTTTGTGCCGAGCGAAGCGAAATGCACAAAGTGTGACAATAGGCGAATCAGCTCGAAATGATTGTTATGTGGATTTCATTATTCTTCGTTTAATTGAATTTGCATAGCGCTCACAACTCCGTCCTGGATGTCCAATAATAATGTATATGAATTCCCGGAATGATCGCTAATTATAAAATCCATCACACTAACCTCGTCCTGCATATCCAAATGATTTTGAAGAATGTAAATCGAAGTTAATCTCGAGATTACATCATTGTGGAATTGCGTTCTGAATGGTATGCCCAAATTTGATAATACTTCACTCACTGAAGAGCCAATTAATTGGTTATCGAAAATTTGTATCTCCGTCGAAGTAATTGTAATTGCTTGTAAAGTGGCGCTATAGCGATATCTAATTACTTTGAATATTCCGAAATCAAAAATCAATTCATCATATTCTGGTTTATTCGGATCTGAATAAGCAATAGTTTCTTTTGTTGGATCAATTTTAATGAAATTGGACAATTGTATTTCAGTAATCTTTAATGGAAATTGTTTCGAATTATATTCTATGAAATTGTCTCGAACAATAATTGGGTACTGCTCTATTGCAGTTTGACTGATTGCATCTGTAATTTCTGTAAGAGTACCAATTGAAAAATCTCCATGATTGAGTCCCAATACGATTATTTCTGGATTGATAATCACGCCGTTATATTTAAGTTGATATTTTATCCCTCTATGTCGAACAACTCTATGGTTGCTTGATAAACCGATTTCTTGTCCTTT
The nucleotide sequence above comes from Spirochaeta lutea. Encoded proteins:
- a CDS encoding peptidoglycan DD-metalloendopeptidase family protein; translation: MNLNSILCLASIILIINSPIFADSTLPDTFPIQNINDARIEFTIGNQAQQIFGSLETSQAYYSSSLVILNTSLSNPLHVISPGRGIITRIAEYNIQNTDFFEVTINHTNGFESVLTDLTEINVDYQDFISKGQEIGLSSNHRVVRHRGIKYQLKYNGVIINPEIIVLGLNHGDFSIGTLTEITDAISQTAIEQYPIIVRDNFIEYNSKQFPLKITEIQLSNFIKIDPTKETIAYSDPNKPEYDELIFDFGIFKVIRYRYSATLQAITITSTEIQIFDNQLIGSSVSEVLSNLGIPFRTQFHNDVISRLTSIYILQNHLDMQDEVSVMDFIISDHSGNSYTLLLDIQDGVVSAMQIQLNEE